A portion of the Kiritimatiellia bacterium genome contains these proteins:
- a CDS encoding prepilin-type N-terminal cleavage/methylation domain-containing protein has product MSCPATDPHAGDAAQGCRLPPRKPRRGAARSGFTLVEALVAVAIAAVLAGAAAGALMLVVRLDRQASLTEDLARATRAVATARRWAGSAAWSNGQPAGVRAEYRIVRDGSGPDTVEWALWELSSVERPSTRTRLWLDGAARR; this is encoded by the coding sequence GTGAGCTGCCCGGCAACTGATCCACATGCCGGCGACGCGGCGCAGGGGTGCCGCTTGCCGCCTCGCAAGCCGCGCAGGGGCGCGGCGCGCAGTGGCTTCACGCTCGTCGAGGCACTGGTGGCGGTGGCGATCGCCGCCGTGCTGGCGGGCGCGGCCGCCGGTGCGTTGATGCTCGTCGTTCGGCTCGACCGTCAGGCATCGCTCACCGAGGATCTTGCCCGGGCGACTCGCGCCGTTGCCACCGCTCGGCGGTGGGCGGGTTCGGCCGCCTGGTCCAATGGACAACCCGCAGGCGTTCGGGCAGAGTACCGCATAGTGCGGGACGGCTCGGGGCCTGACACGGTGGAATGGGCGCTGTGGGAGCTCAGCTCCGTGGAGCGCCCCTCCACCCGTACGCGGCTTTGGTTGGATGGCGCAGCGCGCCGGTAA
- a CDS encoding SDR family oxidoreductase, whose amino-acid sequence MKLLITGATGFLGREVTRRLAAEHTVMPVGGRHAPEGGIALDLRRRGVWRPLLAEHRPDWVVHLAAYREPDFCEENPEETRALNTAPVIELMHELPASTRVLFVSTDYVFDGDSPPYREDSPRRAVNEYGRSKIEAEDAVLTRPDSIVLRIPLLVGSGPTFESSGFLYQIVCALRSPAPQTADAVLRRFPTWIRDVAEAIGFLIGQGFAGVVHYSGEEAMTRHDMIRAAADVLGWSAGHIRPSSEVVPRRAARPRDSQLATDLIRRLGFSRFTPFAEVVRSFVNDFPQAAGAGR is encoded by the coding sequence ATGAAGCTGCTGATCACAGGGGCGACAGGTTTTCTTGGCCGCGAGGTGACGCGCCGGCTGGCGGCGGAGCATACGGTGATGCCGGTGGGCGGGCGTCACGCGCCGGAGGGGGGCATTGCGCTGGACTTGCGCCGCCGGGGCGTCTGGCGGCCTCTGCTGGCCGAACATCGGCCCGACTGGGTCGTGCATCTGGCCGCGTACCGCGAGCCGGACTTCTGTGAGGAAAACCCGGAAGAAACGCGTGCGCTGAACACCGCGCCCGTGATCGAGCTGATGCACGAGCTGCCCGCTTCCACGAGGGTGCTGTTCGTGAGCACCGACTATGTATTTGACGGCGACTCGCCACCGTACCGCGAGGACAGCCCCCGCCGCGCAGTGAATGAGTACGGCCGCAGCAAGATCGAGGCGGAAGACGCGGTCTTGACCCGGCCGGACTCGATCGTGCTGCGGATTCCCTTGTTGGTGGGGTCGGGACCGACATTTGAGTCGTCCGGTTTCCTGTATCAAATCGTCTGCGCGCTGCGCTCGCCGGCGCCGCAAACCGCCGATGCGGTGCTGCGGCGGTTTCCCACCTGGATTCGCGACGTCGCAGAAGCGATCGGGTTTCTCATTGGCCAGGGGTTTGCGGGGGTGGTGCACTACAGCGGCGAAGAGGCCATGACCCGCCATGACATGATTCGTGCTGCCGCCGACGTCCTTGGGTGGAGCGCTGGGCACATCCGCCCGTCCTCGGAGGTGGTACCGCGTCGTGCGGCTCGACCACGGGACTCGCAACTGGCGACCGACCTCATACGGCGGTTGGGCTTCTCTCGTTTCACGCCGTTTGCGGAGGTGGTGCGTTCCTTTGTAAATGACTTTCCGCAGGCTGCGGGAGCCGGCCGCTAG
- a CDS encoding glycosyl hydrolase: MSRALWRSAAAVIAAGAAAYEPADPQLIPEARAVLEYLVSVHGRRTLLGISGSDNAGWLRETSGRLPAIVSFDLCGWNSPTWGPTYTPVVERTIAEAMEWWARGGIVAMQFHWKHPQKPEGSAWVGPHGGRPASGTYDMASVTVTGTPAHEAFIRDLARHADYLERLATARVPVLWRPFHEIDGGWFWWTDTSAPEHTAAAWRLMFEYLVHQRRLHNLIWVWSAGLRAGGYADLLRREKRTGSFEEEIAFRRRYWPGDAFVDIAGIDIYPIEGRHIYPHQAEGYGPPDRDTYPAAWRMVTNIAPTKLIALCECRGLLDPAQLEREGPRWLYVLPWFPDPPDWTRRVLAHPYLVTLDRLPVLNAAAAPDVRLVAPADGAEVPAAEFPLAAETRAGGAPVEQVEFFALPGRWKNLWMMSETERTNLFASATIVGVVTTQPYTVNWRPAAPGMYTLGARATDRSGRRTFSNGARVTVGAENLARRGTWTASSGAASAARAGDGDLFTAWEGDKRDDQWLAVDLGAEVDVGAVAVSWWKAYARQWSIEVSTDGTTWRAMHAQPNKREFLGHTDVVRFAPVRARHIRLNCERRGTEWGGYTVYELGVYRELPGN, from the coding sequence ATGAGTCGTGCACTATGGCGCAGCGCGGCGGCGGTGATCGCGGCTGGCGCCGCCGCGTATGAACCGGCAGATCCGCAGCTGATCCCGGAGGCGCGCGCGGTGCTGGAGTACTTGGTGTCCGTACACGGGCGACGGACATTGCTGGGCATCTCCGGCTCCGACAACGCCGGCTGGTTGCGCGAAACGAGCGGGCGGTTACCCGCAATCGTCTCCTTCGATCTTTGCGGCTGGAACAGTCCAACGTGGGGCCCGACGTACACGCCCGTCGTTGAGCGTACGATTGCGGAGGCGATGGAGTGGTGGGCGCGCGGTGGGATCGTGGCGATGCAGTTCCACTGGAAGCATCCGCAAAAACCGGAAGGTAGCGCGTGGGTCGGACCACACGGCGGCCGGCCGGCCAGCGGCACCTACGACATGGCGTCCGTCACCGTCACCGGGACGCCCGCACACGAGGCCTTCATCCGCGACCTGGCCCGTCATGCGGACTACCTTGAACGGCTGGCAACCGCCCGCGTGCCGGTGCTCTGGCGACCATTTCACGAGATCGACGGCGGCTGGTTTTGGTGGACCGACACTTCCGCGCCGGAGCACACCGCGGCAGCGTGGCGACTGATGTTCGAGTATCTGGTGCACCAGCGTCGATTGCACAACCTGATCTGGGTGTGGAGCGCTGGCCTCCGCGCGGGCGGTTATGCGGATCTGCTCCGTCGCGAGAAACGCACCGGCTCGTTCGAGGAGGAAATCGCGTTTCGTCGCCGCTACTGGCCGGGCGACGCGTTCGTCGACATCGCCGGCATCGACATTTATCCGATCGAGGGCCGCCACATCTACCCCCATCAGGCCGAAGGGTACGGCCCGCCGGACCGGGACACCTATCCGGCGGCCTGGCGGATGGTCACGAACATTGCGCCGACGAAGCTCATCGCGCTGTGCGAGTGCCGAGGGCTGCTGGATCCGGCGCAGCTGGAACGGGAGGGACCCCGCTGGCTCTACGTGTTGCCCTGGTTTCCCGATCCGCCCGATTGGACGCGCCGCGTGCTCGCTCACCCCTACCTCGTCACGCTCGACCGCTTGCCGGTGCTCAACGCGGCGGCCGCACCGGACGTGAGGCTCGTCGCGCCGGCCGACGGCGCGGAGGTGCCGGCGGCCGAGTTCCCGCTCGCCGCGGAGACCCGCGCCGGCGGCGCACCGGTTGAGCAGGTTGAATTCTTCGCCCTCCCAGGGCGATGGAAAAATCTTTGGATGATGAGCGAAACGGAGAGGACCAACCTCTTCGCGAGTGCAACGATCGTCGGGGTTGTGACGACCCAGCCCTACACGGTGAACTGGCGGCCCGCGGCGCCGGGGATGTACACGCTCGGGGCGCGAGCGACCGATCGCTCCGGACGCCGGACGTTCTCCAACGGCGCACGAGTGACGGTCGGAGCGGAAAACCTCGCACGGCGAGGCACGTGGACGGCCTCGTCCGGCGCGGCCAGCGCCGCGCGCGCGGGCGACGGTGACCTGTTCACTGCCTGGGAGGGAGACAAACGAGACGACCAGTGGCTGGCGGTGGATCTGGGTGCCGAGGTGGACGTGGGCGCGGTTGCCGTGTCGTGGTGGAAGGCCTACGCGCGCCAGTGGTCGATCGAAGTATCCACCGACGGGACCACATGGCGCGCGATGCATGCGCAGCCAAACAAGCGGGAGTTCCTCGGCCACACCGACGTTGTCCGGTTCGCGCCGGTGCGGGCGCGCCACATACGACTGAACTGCGAACGTCGCGGAACCGAGTGGGGCGGCTACACCGTGTATGAGCTCGGCGTGTACCGTGAGCTGCCCGGCAACTGA
- a CDS encoding DUF1549 and DUF1553 domain-containing protein → MNGRWMPLLAAASIAVADEPSPLRAIFEDPALDPPPTEIDRRVYPELEKLGIRPALCSDAVFIRRLYLDAAGILPSAAEAAAFLADTNANKRAAWVDRVLERPEFADYWAMKWSDLLRVKAEFPVNLWPNAAQAFHRWIRESLRANKPYDRFVREMLTTNGSNFRVGPVNFYRAVQNRNPEGWATAVALLFMGSRVEHWPSNRLAGMSMFFTELAIKPTKEWKEEIVFWDPDLPAKVAATSGAAVVQGPRIAEFPDGTKVELRGERDPREIFADWLITPTNQWFATVMANRVWSWLLGRGIVHEPDDFRPDNPPSNPALLEYLRAEFVRTGFDVKHLFRLILNSRTWQHTSVATAEQLAKTEGKFAFYPMRRLDAEVLIDAINKVTGSTELYTSPIPEPFTFVPETKSAVALPDGSITSPFLELFGRPARATGMENERSSRPIPAQWMHLLNSSHIQQKIQSSPVLGAIVQPNRKMADIAEDVYLVTLSRRPTASEIERLQAFEKKGVVRGRELWNDVVWALMNSDEFLYRH, encoded by the coding sequence ATGAACGGACGCTGGATGCCACTGCTGGCGGCGGCAAGCATCGCCGTCGCGGATGAGCCCTCACCCCTTCGGGCGATTTTTGAGGATCCCGCGCTCGATCCGCCGCCCACCGAGATTGACCGCCGCGTGTACCCCGAGCTCGAGAAGCTTGGAATTCGGCCGGCGCTGTGTTCCGACGCGGTTTTCATTCGGCGGCTGTATCTCGATGCTGCGGGTATCCTGCCCAGCGCTGCGGAAGCGGCCGCGTTTCTGGCCGACACGAACGCAAACAAGCGCGCGGCCTGGGTCGACCGGGTGCTCGAGCGGCCGGAGTTTGCGGACTACTGGGCGATGAAGTGGAGCGATTTGCTCCGTGTGAAGGCCGAGTTTCCCGTGAACCTCTGGCCGAACGCCGCGCAGGCCTTTCACCGCTGGATCCGCGAGTCGCTGCGGGCGAACAAGCCCTACGATCGCTTTGTGCGCGAAATGCTGACGACGAACGGCAGCAATTTTCGCGTCGGGCCGGTGAACTTTTATCGGGCGGTGCAGAACCGCAATCCGGAGGGGTGGGCAACGGCGGTCGCTCTGCTGTTCATGGGGTCGCGGGTGGAACACTGGCCCAGCAACCGGCTCGCCGGGATGAGCATGTTCTTCACGGAGCTTGCGATCAAGCCCACGAAGGAGTGGAAAGAAGAAATCGTGTTCTGGGATCCCGACCTGCCCGCGAAGGTCGCGGCCACCAGTGGGGCCGCGGTGGTACAGGGGCCGCGAATTGCGGAGTTTCCCGACGGCACAAAGGTGGAGCTGCGCGGCGAGCGGGATCCGCGAGAGATTTTCGCAGACTGGCTAATCACGCCGACGAACCAGTGGTTCGCGACGGTGATGGCCAACCGGGTATGGAGCTGGTTGCTCGGGCGCGGCATTGTGCACGAGCCGGACGATTTCCGGCCCGATAACCCCCCCTCCAATCCGGCGCTGCTGGAGTACCTGCGGGCGGAGTTTGTCCGCACCGGATTCGATGTGAAACATCTCTTTCGGTTGATCCTAAACTCGCGGACCTGGCAGCACACCTCCGTTGCCACTGCTGAGCAACTCGCGAAGACGGAGGGCAAGTTTGCGTTCTATCCGATGCGGCGGTTGGATGCGGAGGTGCTCATCGACGCGATCAACAAGGTCACCGGTTCGACGGAGCTCTACACCAGCCCGATTCCGGAGCCCTTCACGTTCGTGCCGGAGACCAAGAGCGCGGTCGCGCTGCCCGACGGCAGCATCACCAGCCCGTTTCTGGAGCTTTTCGGCCGGCCGGCGCGCGCCACCGGCATGGAAAACGAGCGCTCGAGCCGTCCGATTCCGGCGCAGTGGATGCACCTGCTCAACTCCAGCCACATCCAGCAGAAAATTCAGTCCAGCCCGGTTCTGGGGGCCATTGTTCAGCCCAACCGCAAAATGGCCGATATTGCGGAGGATGTGTATCTGGTGACGCTGAGCCGTCGGCCGACTGCGTCGGAAATAGAGCGGCTGCAAGCATTTGAGAAAAAGGGCGTTGTGCGTGGCCGCGAGCTGTGGAACGACGTCGTCTGGGCGCTGATGAACAGTGACGAATTTTTGTACCGTCACTGA
- a CDS encoding glycosyl hydrolase — translation MRGRHRHLRNWRAPALLLVLLAGFTGADDLERAFRSPPPATAPWCYWYWISDNVSTAGLTRDLEAMARVGIRGALMGHIFLEDTARGDVRMLSEEWWAAVEHAVREGGRLGVEIGMFNCPGWSQSGGPWIAPTQAMRRVAWSELRARGPQPIERPLPPPHEHFQDIAVLAWPVTSDSSSPLCDPLATVTGSPSVTNAELTMDGRLDTAAIVLPGPSAAITVTTAVPAVVRSLQIHPAPMPFRCDLELHAWQSGLGWVPQARAAIARHHLRPIVGYWTTGPIAIACAPVTATSFRVVFSSLSATAGIAEVELRSGPVVERFVEKQLAKMCPDPVPPWSHYRWRPQPAAAETDGAVDTAQITNISDRLGPDGWLRWTPPPGEWRIVRFGLAPTMVSNHPAAPEARGLEVDKMNRAHARHHFRAYVGRLLERMRPRERRALRWIVADSYETGAQNWTDGFRDEFVRRYRYDPLHWLPTLLGEVVGTPDRSDRFLWDLRRLVADRIATEYVGALRDECARYGLRLWLENYGHWGFPSEFLLYGRESHEIGGEFWAQPGGTGEAELRAASSAAAVYGRRRVSAEAFTSILQFESTPASLKARGDWAVTHSINHWVLHVYNHQPWDERRPGVNAWFSTEFNRHTPWFEHLGPWIDYWRRIHALMQSGRRVADVALFIGDDAPVMTGPRAREMPAGFDYDFVNADALAAARIRAGRWTLRSGATYALLALPPWDAMRPETLARLRELVRDGGVLWGPRPVRSPSLAGWPKCDEQVRRLAEELWGPEPPPAAGSAPRARTVGRGRVIEGGTLAEVLTLLGVPPAIANAGPLLWTHRTTPGGEVFFVCHGGNDPVMVSPWFRAGLRLPEIWDPLRGTQQTAAVWRVENGGMRVALRLEPRGSRLIVFRHSLPHPALALNAVESDAHRGLTVNAPTGPDAPADFAPASTAGNFTLAGWARPTAATGLPSETATGIHLQVPRNEAVVPRHGDHLSPDNTSGTHAGVGVAVGTNGVVLWEHGASYFVPVLVHPAAITDLVHIAVVYRDRRPELWLDGRLVRRGLTGDKFPLPSISRPTPPPPEYRGDSRPWFAWPRPLESNEIARLIAARPIVNEPEGDLAPTVDALDSKGRARLRVFTPGEWRVKWQDGFCATTRVQLPPPLELSCGWRVALEGGTAAHGPVELERLMPLNEHTNPLLRYCAGRATWWITFDWTPLRADEVWLDLGRVESVAEVRLNGERLGVLWTPPYALEVTGRLRPGRNELEVRVAGTWRNRVIGHLRHPEGLPGASDDDERPWLARPPRPSELNADSPLQPFGLIGPVLLRPALRPILHRPE, via the coding sequence ATGAGGGGTCGGCATCGACATCTGCGCAATTGGCGTGCCCCCGCTCTGCTGTTGGTGTTGCTTGCCGGCTTCACCGGCGCAGACGATCTCGAACGCGCCTTTCGATCGCCGCCGCCGGCCACGGCGCCGTGGTGTTACTGGTACTGGATCAGCGACAACGTTTCCACCGCCGGCCTCACGCGCGACCTCGAAGCGATGGCACGTGTGGGCATCCGCGGCGCGCTGATGGGCCACATCTTTTTGGAAGACACCGCCCGCGGTGACGTTCGGATGCTGTCGGAGGAGTGGTGGGCGGCAGTCGAACACGCCGTGCGAGAAGGAGGCCGACTCGGCGTGGAGATCGGGATGTTCAACTGTCCTGGCTGGAGCCAGTCCGGCGGGCCCTGGATCGCACCGACGCAGGCGATGCGGCGGGTCGCCTGGTCGGAACTGCGCGCGCGCGGCCCGCAGCCCATCGAGCGCCCCCTCCCCCCTCCGCATGAACACTTTCAGGACATCGCGGTGCTCGCCTGGCCGGTCACTTCCGATTCCTCCTCGCCCCTCTGCGATCCCCTCGCCACCGTGACCGGGTCGCCATCCGTGACGAACGCAGAGCTGACCATGGACGGTCGGCTCGACACTGCGGCGATCGTGCTGCCGGGACCATCGGCGGCGATCACCGTGACCACGGCGGTGCCGGCCGTGGTGCGCTCGCTGCAGATCCATCCCGCGCCGATGCCGTTTCGGTGCGACCTCGAGCTTCACGCTTGGCAGAGCGGCCTCGGCTGGGTTCCGCAGGCGCGCGCCGCCATCGCACGACACCACCTGCGGCCGATCGTCGGCTACTGGACCACCGGTCCGATCGCGATCGCGTGTGCCCCCGTCACTGCGACTTCGTTCCGGGTGGTGTTCAGTTCGCTCTCCGCGACCGCCGGCATCGCGGAGGTGGAGTTGCGCAGCGGGCCGGTCGTCGAGCGGTTCGTCGAGAAACAGCTCGCGAAAATGTGCCCCGACCCCGTCCCACCGTGGAGCCACTATCGATGGCGGCCGCAACCCGCCGCGGCAGAAACGGACGGCGCAGTAGACACTGCGCAGATCACCAACATTTCCGACCGGCTCGGCCCGGACGGCTGGCTGCGGTGGACTCCACCGCCGGGCGAGTGGCGGATCGTCCGCTTCGGCCTTGCGCCGACAATGGTCAGCAATCATCCCGCCGCACCGGAGGCGCGCGGGCTGGAGGTGGACAAGATGAACCGCGCGCACGCGCGGCATCACTTCCGCGCCTACGTCGGCCGGTTGCTCGAGCGGATGAGGCCGCGCGAGCGCCGCGCGCTGCGATGGATCGTCGCGGACAGCTACGAAACCGGTGCGCAGAACTGGACGGATGGTTTCCGGGACGAATTCGTCCGACGCTATCGCTACGATCCGCTGCATTGGCTGCCGACGCTGCTCGGCGAGGTGGTCGGCACACCGGACCGCTCGGATCGCTTTCTGTGGGACCTGCGTCGGCTCGTTGCGGACCGAATCGCAACGGAGTACGTCGGCGCGTTGCGCGATGAGTGCGCGCGGTATGGGCTGCGGCTGTGGCTGGAAAACTACGGCCACTGGGGATTCCCCTCCGAGTTTCTGTTGTACGGCCGCGAGTCCCACGAGATCGGCGGTGAATTCTGGGCACAGCCCGGCGGTACCGGCGAGGCGGAGCTGCGCGCGGCATCGTCCGCGGCGGCGGTGTACGGCCGGCGCCGGGTCTCCGCGGAGGCGTTCACCAGCATCCTGCAGTTCGAGAGCACGCCCGCCTCGCTGAAGGCGCGCGGCGACTGGGCGGTCACCCACAGCATCAACCACTGGGTGCTGCACGTCTACAACCACCAACCGTGGGACGAACGGCGGCCCGGCGTCAACGCCTGGTTCAGCACCGAGTTTAACCGGCACACACCCTGGTTCGAGCATCTGGGGCCATGGATCGATTACTGGCGACGCATCCACGCGCTGATGCAGAGCGGCCGGCGGGTCGCCGACGTCGCGCTCTTCATCGGAGACGACGCGCCCGTGATGACCGGCCCGCGTGCGCGCGAGATGCCGGCCGGCTTCGACTACGACTTTGTGAACGCGGACGCGCTCGCCGCTGCGCGGATCCGCGCAGGCCGCTGGACGCTGCGCTCCGGTGCAACGTACGCGCTGCTGGCTCTCCCCCCCTGGGACGCCATGCGACCGGAAACACTCGCCCGGCTGCGCGAGCTGGTGCGGGACGGTGGCGTGCTGTGGGGGCCACGCCCAGTCCGCTCACCCAGTCTGGCGGGCTGGCCAAAATGCGATGAGCAGGTCCGGCGCCTCGCGGAGGAGCTCTGGGGCCCCGAACCGCCGCCCGCGGCGGGCAGCGCGCCTCGCGCACGTACCGTCGGTCGCGGTCGGGTCATCGAGGGCGGCACGCTGGCGGAGGTGCTCACGCTTCTCGGCGTTCCGCCGGCGATCGCAAACGCCGGCCCGTTGCTTTGGACCCATCGCACAACACCCGGCGGCGAGGTGTTCTTTGTTTGCCACGGCGGAAACGATCCGGTGATGGTGTCGCCCTGGTTCCGCGCGGGCCTGCGGCTGCCAGAAATCTGGGACCCCCTGCGCGGCACACAGCAAACCGCGGCCGTTTGGCGCGTGGAAAATGGGGGCATGCGGGTCGCGCTGCGGCTAGAGCCACGCGGCTCACGGCTGATTGTGTTTCGGCACTCACTTCCCCACCCCGCACTGGCGCTGAACGCCGTGGAGTCCGATGCTCACCGAGGGCTGACCGTCAACGCCCCCACCGGACCGGACGCACCCGCCGACTTCGCGCCGGCGTCCACCGCCGGCAACTTTACCCTCGCCGGTTGGGCACGACCGACCGCGGCGACCGGGTTGCCCTCCGAGACCGCCACGGGAATTCATCTGCAAGTCCCGCGCAATGAGGCGGTGGTCCCGCGGCACGGTGATCACCTGTCGCCGGACAACACCTCCGGAACGCACGCGGGCGTCGGTGTCGCGGTCGGGACCAATGGCGTGGTGCTCTGGGAACATGGCGCCAGTTACTTCGTGCCGGTACTGGTCCATCCGGCAGCGATAACCGACCTCGTCCATATCGCGGTCGTGTACCGGGACCGTCGGCCGGAGCTATGGCTGGATGGGCGACTCGTACGACGGGGACTGACCGGTGACAAGTTCCCGCTCCCGTCGATCTCACGCCCGACGCCGCCGCCGCCGGAATATCGCGGCGACAGCCGCCCCTGGTTCGCATGGCCTCGGCCGCTGGAATCCAACGAGATCGCCCGCCTCATCGCGGCGCGGCCGATCGTCAACGAGCCCGAGGGTGATCTGGCGCCGACCGTCGATGCTCTCGATTCAAAGGGCCGCGCGCGGTTGCGGGTCTTCACGCCCGGAGAGTGGCGCGTCAAGTGGCAGGACGGCTTTTGCGCGACCACGCGGGTGCAGCTGCCGCCGCCGTTGGAGCTCTCTTGTGGCTGGCGCGTCGCGCTGGAAGGTGGGACGGCGGCGCATGGGCCGGTCGAGCTGGAACGGTTGATGCCGCTCAACGAACACACGAACCCGCTGCTGCGATACTGTGCCGGCCGCGCCACCTGGTGGATCACTTTCGACTGGACACCGCTGCGCGCGGACGAGGTTTGGCTCGACCTGGGCCGCGTGGAGTCGGTCGCAGAGGTCCGGCTGAACGGCGAACGGCTCGGCGTGCTGTGGACTCCGCCCTACGCGCTGGAGGTCACCGGCCGCCTGCGGCCGGGCCGCAACGAGCTAGAAGTGCGCGTGGCAGGCACGTGGCGCAATCGCGTGATCGGCCATCTCCGACATCCCGAGGGTCTTCCCGGCGCCAGCGACGATGACGAGCGTCCGTGGTTGGCCAGACCCCCGCGGCCGAGCGAGCTGAATGCAGACAGCCCGCTGCAACCCTTTGGCCTGATTGGACCGGTCCTCCTCCGCCCGGCACTCCGACCAATCTTGCACCGGCCGGAGTGA